In the Neospora caninum Liverpool complete genome, chromosome Ia genome, one interval contains:
- a CDS encoding putative transmembrane domain-containing protein: MGSAWYLHKFSALVCVTWSTMWWVTLLLSLMTSLPCPWQICSTAGLTARAPETLAATTTEHLTQLDPGLSGRASPKRFVRNAPWSAAVSRHGFLRDQPPSDAYRGQISEFSASGKDHTVVPDQLTSPEDTLTSFLGANSTAAAEPPASTTGGPYLAPRPLETWLPQPTPPAGPLSDLPLPHLPELPVISYVNTTAMQSPIATRIANALPFVNVLPPPPLAPLPTSVVSNAPPAPASPEPVVAPAASSSVPQQQTLAFQPSIALPLATATTPQSASVTQPSLNQPLSPSVVPASGAMPGIVAQASSTVPISPVIPLNVPVSSESQVQGTIATPSDGGPQHVAPESQPEETEVKEGHDVSISDAGMPSEGDENAGSGVTQLGAAEELLQSPNNVCFDRCTCIPVVIGGVSVLVISGVSVLAATILMSQLFSKGFFSKNFFRHGGWVILLASGVGLVAGGLLGGLVNQCWTSALYAGGGFMSFAVSSVLVGTRGAWIGGFGGSIAGATIAGLASATPVAVTLGLVFGLLAGIVIGFAPILTGVEMNVRYIRWRTRAHRLASSRSHTDDHRRGTFGFSPAADGSRGPSETTGAPGSGTTLSLGGGSTRRLRSGSVTSEEAIDPFGDDREIVASRL; this comes from the exons ATGGGGTCAGCCTGGTATCTCCACAAGTTCAGTGCGTTGGTCTGCGTCACATGGTCAACCATGTGGTGGGTTACTCTTCTCCTTTCATTAATGACTTCCCTGCCCTGCCCATGGCAAATTTGTTCGACTGCTGGTCTTACTGCCCGCGCGCCGGAAACGTTGGCTGCAACGACCACGGAACACCTGACTCAGCTTGATCCAGGTTTGTCTGGCCGCGCAAGCCCAAAACGTTTTGTGAGGAATGCACCGTGGAGTGCTGCAGTTTCACGCCACGGATTCCTGCGTGACCAGCCACCCAGTGATGCTTACCGAGGCCAGATCAGCGAGTTTTCAGCGAGTGGCAAGGATCACACAGTTGTACCAGACCAACTAACCAGCCCTGAAGACACTCTCACATCGTTCTTAGGTGCAAATTCAACGGCCGCGGCCGAACCGCCTGCTTCAACCACAGGTGGTCCGTACTTAGCGCCACGGCCGCTGGAGACGTGGCTACCGCAACCAACCCCTCCTGCCGGTCCTCTTTCTGATCTCCCCCTGCCACATCTCCCAGAGCTGCCAGTTATCTCCTACGTGAATACGACAGCCATGCAGTCTCCTATTGCTACTAGGATTGCGAACGCTCTGCCATTTGTGAACGTCTTGCCTCCACCTCCACTCGCCCCACTGCCAACATCCGTGGTTAGCAATGCGCCACCGGCCCCAGCTTCACCCGAACCTGTGGTGGCtcctgctgcgtcttcatcTGTGCCCCAACAGCAGACACTGGCTTTCCAGCCAAGCATCGCACTTCCTCTTGCGACAGCCACAACACCTCAGTCTGCGTCGGTGACTCAGCCGAGTCTGAATCAGCCACTCTCACCTAGTGTCGTTCCCGCTTCAGGAGCGATGCCTGGGATAGTGGCGCAAGCCTCATCCACAGTTCCAATATCGCCGGTTATTCCGCTGAACG TTCCCGTTTCATCCGAAAGTCAAGTTCAAGGAACGATTGCAACGCCAAGTGACGGGGGCCCTCAGCATGTGGCCCCAGAAAGCCAGCCAGAAGAAACCGAGGTCAAAGAAGGACATGACGTCTCAATCTCGGATGCCGGCATGCCATCGGAGGGGGATGAAAATGCGGGGAGTGGGGTCACTCAGCTGGGTGCAGCGGAAGAGCTACTACAGTCT CCTAACAACGTGTGCTTCGACCGATGCACGTGCATACCGGTCGTTATCGGAGGCGTTAGTGTCCTGGTCATTAGCGGTGTTTCCGTTTTGGCGGCGACAATTCTCATGTCTCAGTTGTTTTCCAAG GGTTTTTTTTCCAAAAACTTCTTCCGCCACGGTGGCTGGGTGATACTGTTGGCATCTGGCGTTG GCCTAGTTGCTGGAGGTTTGTTGGGTGGACTCGTTAACCAGTGCTGGACGAGCGCACTGTATGCTGGAGGTGGCTTTATGTcatttgctgtctcctctgtaCTGGTGGGGACGCGAGGTGCCTGGATTGGCGGTTTCGGTGGATCCATCGCAGGAGCCACAATTGCTGGACTTGCTAGCGCAACCCCTGTAGCTGTAACTC TCGGCCTTGTATTCGGATTACTGGCTGGCATCGTTATTGGCTTCGCCCCCATCTTGACGGGAGTTGAAATGAATGTCCGCTACATACGATGGCGAACGCGAGCGCA CAGGCTGGCGTCTAGCCGTTCGCACACGGACGACCACAGACGAGGTAcgttcggcttctctccggctGCGGACGGCTCCAGAGGCCCCTCAGAAACTACTGGGGCCCCCGGATCAGGGACGACCCTTTCCTTAGGGGGTGGCAGTACACGGAGACTCCGCTCTGGGAGTGTAACGAGTGAGGAAGCGATCGACCCTTTCGGGGACGATCGAGAAATTGTGGCATCAAGGTTGTGA